The DNA sequence GAAATCGGGCAACGTGCCCGCCACACTGGCAGAATGCAGTGCAATGTGGACCAGGTAATCGAAGAAGTCTTGTGTGATAAGAGAATTCCCTCGTTGAAACGCGCAATCCATGTCCAAGATTAGAGAAGCTCAGGATATTCTAAAGACTCTAGGGTTGCCGCGAGGGCAGCAGAATGACATCGCCGCACTTACTCTGCTTGCCCTTTGCGGCGTCGGTACCAAGGTCCACTGGTCGAGCGCATCACGCACAAGTATGACAATCACTAAAGGCATCATGGCTTTCATCAAGGAGAAGTACAGGAAGGTGTATGCGCCGAATACTCGCGAAACGTTTCGCCGGCACGTGCTCCACCAGTTCGTTCAGGCAGGGTTGGTAGATTATAACCCAGACGAACCAGGGCTGCCAACGAACAGTCCGCGCGCGCATTACGCTGTCTCTCAGGCATGTCTTGCT is a window from the Candidatus Zixiibacteriota bacterium genome containing:
- a CDS encoding BsuBI/PstI family type II restriction endonuclease — translated: MSKIREAQDILKTLGLPRGQQNDIAALTLLALCGVGTKVHWSSASRTSMTITKGIMAFIKEKYRKVYAPNTRETFRRHVLHQFVQAGLVDYNPDEPGLPTNSPRAHYAVSQACLAVVRTYGTTRWKKAASEFVFSQGSLLEAYRKSRTTQGVPVTLPNREVVVLSPGKHNQLQRAIIEEFAPRFVPGASVLRLTLLYIWLFCS